The Candidatus Zixiibacteriota bacterium DNA segment TTGGATCCGGATGATTAACCAGACTATCCATTCCAAAAAACCTGACTTTTTTCTTCCTTTTGTATAGATTCCTGCAAAGATTCAAGGCTATGGTATAAATCCAGGTGGAAAAAGAGTAATTGAAATCGTAACTTTCCTTTTGTTTGTAGACTCTCAAAAAAGTCTCCTGCAAGATATCCTCAGCCTCCTCCTTGTTGCCTACCAGACGGTAAAGCAGGGAAAATAACCTCACTTTATAATTTTTGACCAGGAGATTAAACCCTTCCACCTCACCCCGTAAGAATCTCTCCATCAATTCCTTATCAGAAGATCGAGTCTGACCTTCAGGCCGGCTTTGCTCCATCAAAGGGATCTCCCATTTTCTACAAGTTTATACAATTTAATATACTCAAAGTTCCCCCTTTTGTTTAAGAAATTTTGATGTGTTCCCTCTCACCACGGGAGAGGAAAAGCGTGATGTTTTATGTAGTCGGTAAAAGCCTTACGAC contains these protein-coding regions:
- a CDS encoding RNA polymerase sigma factor, with protein sequence MEQSRPEGQTRSSDKELMERFLRGEVEGFNLLVKNYKVRLFSLLYRLVGNKEEAEDILQETFLRVYKQKESYDFNYSFSTWIYTIALNLCRNLYKRKKKVRFFGMDSLVNHPDPNSENHGNRNRLSSILEGAISSLPFKYRTVFLLRDVDQLSYEEVASTLNLPLGTVKSRVNRARRILQKKLRPMMEECYELSKDSPLSIPIL